In Sphingobacterium thalpophilum, a genomic segment contains:
- a CDS encoding S-ribosylhomocysteine lyase → MYTKEKAKVNSFTVDHTKLKQGIYAKASTTNNSNVESYTTYDIRMIRPNSPERMLSPEVMHTLEHCFATEIRTILGDEVIYVGPMGCCTGFYVVLAGTAKTPQNVAELMKEVLETVLTEGYEVPFQNPISCGNYTFMDFPTSKQACVNFLNLITAEELEFEYPYIEEN, encoded by the coding sequence ATGTACACAAAAGAAAAAGCAAAAGTAAATAGTTTTACGGTAGATCATACCAAGTTAAAACAAGGGATCTACGCTAAAGCTTCTACAACCAATAACAGCAATGTTGAAAGTTATACAACTTACGACATTCGCATGATCAGACCGAATTCTCCGGAGCGTATGCTATCACCTGAGGTCATGCATACCTTAGAACATTGTTTTGCAACAGAAATTAGAACCATCTTAGGTGATGAAGTTATTTATGTTGGGCCAATGGGTTGTTGCACGGGATTTTATGTTGTATTGGCTGGAACAGCGAAAACTCCTCAGAACGTGGCGGAATTGATGAAAGAAGTATTAGAGACTGTTCTTACAGAAGGATACGAAGTACCTTTCCAAAACCCGATTAGCTGCGGAAATTACACATTCATGGATTTTCCCACATCAAAACAGGCTTGTGTTAACTTCTTAAATCTAATTACTGCCGAAGAATTGGAATTTGAGTATCCATATATCGAAGAAAATTAA
- the hutG gene encoding formimidoylglutamase, with product MNLLLNNPEIYNEGDQAVWKGRIDGQDREWMRWHQLMDCVDLLDQPDLRQSIAFLGFCSDEGVGRNQGRVGAKDGPTALRNVLTNLPVHFSDKLKLKDCGDILLKDSDLELSQQGLGAALNCILEQEGFPVILGGGHEVAYGHYLGVKEFLKSRNQSLGIINLDAHLDIRPLQDGKGNSGTGFFQIEQDQSKADLPFHYLAIGIQEISNTKGLLDYAKEKDVQIIERESLIIEKLNLIREKIVRFSKSVDYVYLTVDLDAFAGAYAPGVSALAFNGIVPDQLFFTIYDILLDLPNIRSVDFAELNPYFDIDSRTAKLAADLIFKLTNKIATKID from the coding sequence ATGAACTTATTGTTGAATAATCCGGAAATATATAACGAAGGAGACCAAGCGGTCTGGAAGGGGCGTATCGATGGTCAGGATCGTGAATGGATGCGTTGGCATCAATTAATGGATTGTGTCGATCTTCTCGATCAGCCCGATTTAAGGCAGTCCATTGCTTTTCTCGGATTCTGTAGCGACGAGGGTGTTGGACGCAATCAAGGTCGTGTAGGGGCCAAAGATGGACCGACAGCACTCCGGAATGTATTAACAAACCTTCCTGTCCATTTTTCTGATAAACTAAAACTTAAAGATTGTGGTGATATACTTTTAAAAGACAGTGATTTAGAGTTGTCCCAGCAGGGGCTTGGGGCTGCTTTAAATTGTATTCTCGAACAAGAAGGATTTCCAGTCATCTTAGGTGGTGGCCATGAAGTAGCTTATGGCCATTATTTGGGTGTTAAAGAATTTCTAAAGAGTCGTAATCAAAGTCTTGGCATTATTAATTTGGATGCCCATTTAGACATCCGTCCATTGCAGGATGGCAAAGGAAATTCTGGAACGGGCTTCTTTCAAATCGAGCAGGATCAGTCTAAAGCTGATTTGCCATTTCATTACTTAGCGATTGGTATTCAGGAGATTAGTAACACCAAGGGGTTGCTGGACTATGCCAAAGAGAAGGATGTGCAGATTATTGAAAGAGAGAGTTTGATCATTGAAAAGCTTAATTTAATTAGGGAAAAAATTGTTCGTTTCTCCAAATCGGTGGATTATGTGTATTTGACGGTTGATCTTGATGCTTTCGCAGGAGCCTATGCGCCGGGAGTAAGTGCCTTGGCATTTAACGGTATTGTCCCGGATCAGCTATTTTTTACAATTTATGATATCCTTTTAGATCTACCCAATATAAGATCTGTCGATTTTGCCGAATTAAACCCTTATTTTGACATAGATTCCAGAACAGCCAAATTGGCAGCTGATCTGATATTTAAGTTGACAAACAAAATAGCAACAAAAATTGATTAA
- a CDS encoding GNAT family N-acetyltransferase has protein sequence MEVIQKNNDKHGSFEVIDQENSVAQMTYTWAGPTKFIIDHTEVGSEYAGKGLGKQMLMAAVAYARREHLKIMPLCPFAKSVFDKDPTLADVLFYNLS, from the coding sequence ATGGAAGTAATACAAAAAAATAACGACAAACATGGTAGCTTTGAGGTTATCGATCAGGAAAATTCCGTTGCACAAATGACATACACTTGGGCTGGCCCTACAAAATTCATCATAGATCATACAGAAGTGGGCTCCGAGTATGCTGGGAAAGGGCTAGGCAAACAAATGTTAATGGCAGCAGTTGCTTATGCCCGCAGAGAACATTTAAAAATTATGCCACTATGTCCATTTGCAAAATCAGTTTTTGATAAGGATCCCACATTAGCCGATGTACTTTTTTATAACCTCTCCTAA
- a CDS encoding LysR family transcriptional regulator: MNYQIELRHLLYFKVLAEELHFRRAAEKLFIAQPGLSRQIKQLEESYGVTLFERNKRNVQMTEAGMYLFQEVKELFRHLDQIETQLQSFANGKISTLKLGFIGSAVQTILPQLLVTLKQQQPDIELLLHELANETQLDLLEKKELDLGFVRLSETPPGLCSLPIHREHFSLVLPNDHPLLKSPQPSLDAFKNESFILFSKNYSHSYYDLVMSIFSDHKFIPKVTLRTVNALTIFNMVAQGLGVAIVPSSLKNGYHVDVTFLELDTLPQRTTLSLVWNAQNRNPGIPLVVQIIASQTNRAGPDTADINNNS; this comes from the coding sequence ATGAATTATCAAATAGAGCTAAGACATTTACTGTATTTTAAAGTATTGGCAGAAGAACTGCATTTTAGAAGGGCTGCCGAAAAATTGTTTATTGCGCAGCCAGGCTTGAGCAGGCAAATTAAGCAGCTGGAGGAATCCTATGGCGTAACACTCTTTGAGCGTAATAAACGAAATGTTCAAATGACTGAAGCGGGGATGTATCTCTTTCAGGAGGTGAAAGAACTATTTAGGCACTTGGATCAGATTGAAACTCAACTTCAAAGTTTTGCCAACGGTAAAATAAGCACCTTAAAGCTGGGGTTTATCGGGTCGGCTGTTCAAACAATCTTACCGCAATTGCTTGTCACCTTAAAACAGCAGCAGCCTGATATCGAGTTATTACTTCACGAACTAGCGAATGAAACCCAACTGGATCTGTTGGAGAAAAAAGAACTGGACTTAGGGTTTGTTCGTCTTTCCGAAACGCCCCCCGGGTTATGTAGCCTGCCTATACATAGAGAGCATTTTAGCCTCGTTTTACCCAACGATCATCCCCTTTTGAAGTCGCCGCAACCAAGTCTTGATGCGTTCAAAAATGAATCATTTATCTTATTTTCCAAAAACTATAGCCACTCTTATTATGATCTCGTGATGAGTATTTTTAGTGATCATAAGTTTATCCCCAAAGTTACTTTACGCACAGTGAATGCTTTAACTATTTTCAATATGGTTGCTCAGGGACTGGGTGTTGCAATAGTTCCTTCATCTCTAAAGAACGGATACCATGTTGACGTCACTTTCCTTGAATTGGATACTTTGCCGCAGCGAACGACCCTCTCCTTGGTTTGGAATGCCCAAAATCGTAATCCCGGTATTCCATTAGTTGTTCAGATCATCGCTTCGCAAACCAACAGAGCTGGACCTGATACTGCCGACATAAACAATAATAGCTAA
- the hutI gene encoding imidazolonepropionase → MMEKELKLVGPFRQVLTMSNMPVNGALHDKQLAIIKEGGILIAGNNILEVGDFEQLQLQWGKEAALVLVEGDQVALPGFIDCHTHIAFAGNRANDFALRNAGSSYLEIAAAGGGIWSTVSHTRDCNLEELIDHTIQRANFLLRQGITTIEVKSGYGLNVKEELKILRGIQKSDRRTASDLIPTCLAAHMLPRDFDGSAKDYLHLITTDLFPLLKSEGLSNRIDAFIEKTAFQGEDIVAYLRKAKEMGFDLTIHADQFTTSGSQIAVELGAQSADHLEASTAAEIEFIAHSATVAVALPAASIGLGCGFTPARKLLDAGACLAIGSDWNPGSAPMGQLLTSASILATAEKLTNAELLSALTYRAAKALNLSDRGVLTKGMKADFSLFKTDNYQDITYYQGSLQPTAVWKNGQEVFSI, encoded by the coding sequence ATGATGGAAAAAGAGCTGAAATTAGTTGGACCTTTTAGGCAGGTATTAACGATGTCAAATATGCCCGTTAATGGGGCGCTCCACGATAAACAATTGGCTATTATTAAAGAAGGAGGTATTTTAATAGCAGGTAACAATATATTGGAAGTGGGGGATTTTGAGCAACTACAACTGCAATGGGGAAAGGAGGCGGCACTTGTACTTGTAGAAGGAGATCAGGTTGCTCTGCCAGGCTTTATTGATTGCCATACACATATTGCTTTTGCCGGTAATCGAGCGAATGATTTCGCCCTTCGAAATGCAGGCTCAAGCTACCTGGAGATTGCAGCGGCAGGAGGTGGGATCTGGAGCACCGTTTCCCATACGCGGGATTGTAACTTAGAAGAATTGATTGATCACACTATCCAGCGCGCAAATTTTCTATTAAGGCAAGGAATCACAACAATTGAAGTTAAAAGTGGTTACGGCCTCAATGTTAAAGAAGAACTTAAGATATTACGGGGCATTCAGAAATCGGATCGTCGTACAGCATCAGACCTTATTCCAACTTGTTTGGCTGCACATATGCTCCCACGGGACTTCGACGGATCCGCAAAAGATTATCTTCATCTGATCACAACAGATCTTTTTCCCCTATTGAAATCAGAAGGGCTGTCGAATCGGATTGACGCATTTATCGAAAAAACGGCTTTTCAGGGGGAAGACATTGTGGCCTATTTACGAAAAGCAAAAGAAATGGGTTTTGATCTGACTATTCATGCCGATCAATTTACCACTTCGGGAAGTCAGATTGCTGTAGAACTCGGAGCTCAATCTGCGGATCATCTTGAAGCATCAACTGCGGCTGAAATAGAATTTATCGCACACTCAGCTACTGTTGCTGTAGCGCTGCCTGCAGCCTCTATCGGCCTTGGATGTGGTTTTACACCTGCTAGAAAGTTGCTGGATGCAGGTGCATGTTTGGCAATAGGAAGTGACTGGAATCCAGGGTCCGCGCCCATGGGACAGTTACTGACGAGTGCGAGTATTTTGGCAACAGCAGAAAAGTTGACGAATGCGGAGTTGCTTTCGGCACTAACCTACCGTGCTGCAAAAGCCTTAAACCTGTCGGATCGCGGCGTGTTGACCAAGGGCATGAAAGCAGATTTTAGTTTATTTAAAACAGATAATTATCAGGATATTACTTACTACCAAGGAAGCTTGCAGCCTACAGCAGTATGGAAAAATGGTCAGGAAGTATTCTCAATATAA
- a CDS encoding DUF5009 domain-containing protein: protein MTRFKSLDIFRGFTLAAMILVNNPGNYHHVFPQLEHSIWHGCTFTDLIFPFFLFAVGNSMAFSLKNSDQLAPGLYWNKIVKRTIILFLLGLFLNIFPFVEWNSLHQLEWIHVAKYRYFGVLQRIALCYFSTAIILYYFRDKGAATISILLLLVYWLICYSGNPTDPYSLEGWFGTALDIRIFGASHLYHGEGTAFDPEDIWSVLPAISQTIFGYITGKYIIQKLTGKRELMNLFIVGLSFILIGYLWSFVFPINKKIWTSSYSVFSTGIALSFLGILIYLIEFQNIKGIIYTVLDDFGKNTLFIYCLSGLIPTICSFVLIGDTHQNLWNLSYHSLFDSWQNQRLSSALFALLFVALNWLIAYCLRKKKIYIKI from the coding sequence ATGACTCGTTTTAAATCACTGGATATTTTCCGTGGGTTTACACTCGCGGCTATGATTCTCGTCAATAATCCCGGCAACTATCATCATGTATTTCCTCAACTTGAACACTCCATCTGGCATGGATGTACGTTTACAGATCTTATATTTCCATTTTTCTTATTTGCTGTCGGAAACTCAATGGCATTTTCTTTAAAAAATAGTGATCAGCTGGCACCAGGACTGTACTGGAATAAAATTGTCAAAAGAACAATCATCCTTTTTCTACTCGGTCTGTTTTTAAATATTTTCCCTTTTGTAGAATGGAATAGTCTTCACCAGCTCGAGTGGATTCACGTTGCCAAGTATAGGTATTTTGGGGTGCTGCAGCGTATTGCGCTCTGCTATTTCAGTACGGCGATTATACTATACTATTTTAGAGACAAAGGTGCGGCCACTATTAGTATCTTGCTCCTATTAGTTTATTGGCTAATTTGCTATTCTGGTAATCCAACAGATCCATATAGTCTGGAGGGGTGGTTTGGAACGGCACTGGATATCCGAATCTTTGGTGCATCCCATCTCTATCACGGCGAGGGAACAGCGTTTGATCCAGAGGATATCTGGAGCGTATTACCGGCCATCAGTCAAACGATATTCGGGTATATTACCGGAAAGTACATTATTCAAAAACTGACAGGAAAAAGGGAGCTGATGAACCTATTTATCGTAGGTCTGTCCTTTATCCTGATTGGCTATCTATGGTCATTTGTTTTTCCTATTAATAAGAAGATCTGGACCAGCAGCTACTCCGTATTCAGCACTGGAATTGCACTCTCTTTTCTTGGTATATTAATCTATCTTATCGAATTTCAAAACATCAAAGGGATAATTTACACTGTCCTTGACGATTTCGGTAAGAATACACTATTTATCTATTGTCTTAGCGGCTTAATCCCTACGATTTGTTCTTTTGTTCTCATCGGAGATACGCATCAAAATCTCTGGAACTTAAGCTACCATTCCCTGTTTGATAGCTGGCAAAACCAACGATTATCCTCCGCTCTATTTGCGCTGCTATTTGTGGCTTTGAATTGGTTGATCGCATATTGCCTACGGAAGAAAAAGATCTATATCAAAATCTAG
- a CDS encoding antibiotic biosynthesis monooxygenase: protein MILEVAVLQIIEGQQSDFERDYKTACQYISASKGYITHSLRKCIEKDNQYILLVEWETLEDHTIGFRESALFKEWEKLLHHYYDPFPTVEHYEVLK, encoded by the coding sequence ATGATTTTAGAAGTAGCTGTATTACAAATTATTGAAGGGCAACAGTCCGATTTTGAAAGAGATTATAAAACAGCTTGCCAGTATATTAGTGCGAGTAAAGGTTATATCACGCATTCCTTACGTAAATGTATTGAAAAAGATAACCAGTACATTTTGTTGGTTGAATGGGAAACTTTAGAAGACCATACTATTGGTTTCAGGGAGTCGGCATTATTTAAGGAATGGGAGAAACTTTTACACCATTACTACGATCCATTTCCAACAGTCGAACATTATGAAGTGTTAAAATAG
- a CDS encoding urocanate hydratase: protein MEDTFKSEVAEGIPTVLPPKVERDHTISHAPRRKDILTKSEEKLALRNALRYFPKQWHTVLAPEFLEELRSFGRIYMYRFRPQYAMHARPIDDYPAVSKQAAAIMLMIQNNLDPALAQHPHELITYGGNGAVFQNWAQYRLTMQYLSQMTDEQTLHLYSGHPMGLFPSAQHAPRVVVTNGMMIPNYSKPDDWERFNALGVTQYGQMTAGSYMYIGPQGIVHGTTITVMNAFRKHLAVDDTIQGKVFLTSGLGGMSGAQPKAGNIAGCITVCAEINPAAAKKRHEQGWVDRLIENINELVEQVQLAMDQKETISFAYIGNIVEVWEAFDRENIHITVGSDQTSLHNPWSGGYYPIGLTFAASNALLATDPDRFKRCVQESLIRHVDAINKHVAKGTYFFDYGNAFLLESSRAGAAVWNDKKDQFRYPSYVQDILGPMCFDYGFGPFRWVCTSGKASDLEKSDEIAMTVLEKLRKEAPVEIQQQMQDNIQWIKEAGKNRLVVGSQARILYADSNGRIAIAKAFNEAVKSGLFEAPIVLGRDHHDVSGTDSPYRETSNIYDGSQFTADMAIHNVIGDSFRGATWVSIHNGGGVGWGEVINGGFGLLLDGSAEAAFKLEKMLYFDVNNGIARRAWARNKEANQALDRAMERNSTLQVTRAQLVDEDIIEQLFDLSE from the coding sequence ATGGAAGATACATTTAAGAGTGAGGTTGCGGAAGGTATTCCGACCGTATTACCTCCAAAAGTAGAACGAGATCATACAATAAGTCATGCCCCCAGACGAAAGGATATTCTCACCAAGTCGGAAGAGAAGCTGGCCCTACGGAATGCATTGCGTTATTTTCCAAAACAATGGCATACGGTTTTAGCACCTGAATTTTTAGAGGAGCTTCGTAGTTTTGGGCGAATCTACATGTACCGCTTTAGACCCCAATATGCAATGCACGCTCGACCGATAGATGATTATCCAGCAGTGAGTAAGCAGGCGGCAGCTATTATGTTGATGATTCAGAACAACCTCGATCCAGCTTTAGCACAACATCCTCATGAACTGATTACCTATGGTGGGAATGGAGCTGTTTTCCAAAATTGGGCTCAATATCGCCTCACCATGCAGTATCTTTCGCAGATGACAGATGAGCAAACTTTACATCTTTACAGTGGTCATCCAATGGGGCTTTTCCCTTCCGCACAACATGCACCTCGTGTTGTTGTAACCAATGGCATGATGATTCCAAACTATTCGAAACCGGATGACTGGGAACGTTTTAACGCCTTAGGCGTTACACAATATGGGCAGATGACTGCAGGTTCCTATATGTATATTGGTCCACAGGGTATTGTGCATGGCACCACAATTACTGTCATGAACGCTTTTCGAAAACATTTAGCAGTAGACGATACCATTCAAGGCAAGGTGTTTTTGACTTCTGGTTTGGGAGGTATGAGTGGCGCACAGCCCAAAGCAGGTAATATTGCCGGCTGTATCACCGTATGCGCTGAAATAAATCCCGCTGCGGCAAAAAAGCGGCATGAACAGGGTTGGGTAGACCGATTGATAGAAAATATCAATGAACTCGTTGAACAGGTACAGTTGGCGATGGATCAAAAGGAAACAATTTCCTTCGCCTATATCGGTAATATTGTCGAAGTGTGGGAAGCCTTTGATCGCGAAAATATCCACATCACGGTAGGATCTGATCAGACATCATTACATAATCCTTGGTCTGGGGGCTATTATCCAATAGGGCTGACCTTTGCAGCATCCAATGCGTTGTTAGCGACCGATCCTGACCGGTTTAAGCGATGTGTACAAGAAAGCTTGATACGACATGTCGATGCCATCAATAAGCATGTAGCCAAAGGAACCTATTTCTTTGATTACGGTAACGCGTTTCTGTTGGAGAGCAGTCGTGCCGGTGCAGCGGTTTGGAATGATAAAAAGGATCAATTCCGCTACCCATCTTATGTACAGGATATTCTTGGTCCAATGTGTTTTGACTATGGTTTTGGACCCTTTCGCTGGGTTTGTACGTCTGGAAAGGCTTCGGATCTTGAAAAATCAGACGAAATAGCCATGACAGTTTTAGAAAAGCTCCGAAAAGAAGCCCCTGTGGAGATTCAGCAGCAGATGCAAGATAATATTCAATGGATTAAAGAAGCTGGTAAAAATAGACTTGTAGTAGGCTCTCAGGCGCGTATTCTTTATGCAGATTCCAATGGACGTATTGCCATAGCCAAGGCTTTTAATGAAGCCGTAAAAAGTGGCTTATTTGAAGCACCTATTGTTTTGGGAAGAGACCATCATGATGTGAGCGGTACCGATTCACCTTATCGGGAGACCAGTAATATCTACGACGGCAGTCAATTTACAGCAGATATGGCTATTCATAACGTCATTGGCGACAGTTTCCGGGGGGCCACTTGGGTATCTATTCACAATGGCGGCGGAGTCGGCTGGGGTGAAGTCATCAACGGTGGCTTCGGTCTACTGCTAGATGGCTCTGCAGAAGCAGCTTTTAAATTGGAAAAGATGCTGTATTTTGATGTGAACAATGGGATTGCCAGGCGCGCCTGGGCTAGAAATAAGGAAGCTAATCAGGCGCTAGATCGTGCAATGGAGAGAAATTCCACATTGCAGGTTACGCGCGCGCAACTTGTAGATGAAGATATTATCGAACAATTATTTGATCTGAGCGAATGA
- the hutH gene encoding histidine ammonia-lyase — protein MEKFLYGSGQLTCSTALAVAKGTVTGEISPEVKDKIEQSASYVRKIVERGEVVYGINTGFGPLCTTLIDASQTQLLQENILKSHAVGMGEPIANDLAKLMLILKVHTLSKGFSGVQYTTIERIIWHIENHVIPVVPKQGSVGASGDLAPLSHLFLPLIGLGKVNVEGEIVETAAVLEKHGMAPVQLGAKEGLALINGTQFMAAHGVMAVAELNRVLQNADIIATLMIEGLNGSIKPFFTELHQLRPHPGNRYVAASIFNMLHGSAILESHKDCSRVQDPYSLRCIPQVHGASRNAWFHLKDTIEIEINAVTDNPVIINDELTISGGSFHGQSIALPLDYATLAASEIGNISDRRVYLSLEGQTNGVPKLLMKSTGLNSGFMILQYSTAAIASENKGLCFPASADSIPTSLGQEDHVSMGSIAGRKLLQVIDNVDKILSIELLCAAQAKDYHQPLKSTAALEAIHARIRQSIPHIESDQPMEELLTEAQRLVKSGELITLHRQYATGEIEADLKQRFEMF, from the coding sequence ATGGAAAAATTTTTATATGGCAGTGGGCAGCTAACATGCTCCACCGCTTTAGCGGTAGCAAAAGGAACGGTTACCGGGGAAATTTCCCCCGAAGTCAAGGATAAGATCGAGCAAAGCGCCAGTTATGTCAGGAAAATAGTTGAGCGCGGTGAGGTTGTCTATGGGATCAATACTGGTTTTGGTCCATTGTGTACCACACTTATTGATGCAAGTCAAACGCAGCTGTTACAAGAAAATATTCTCAAAAGCCATGCTGTGGGTATGGGAGAACCTATAGCCAACGATTTGGCCAAATTGATGCTTATTCTTAAAGTTCACACGCTTTCTAAAGGATTTTCAGGAGTTCAGTATACGACGATTGAGCGGATTATTTGGCATATTGAAAATCATGTCATTCCTGTGGTTCCCAAACAAGGTTCTGTCGGCGCATCGGGTGATTTGGCCCCATTGTCACATTTATTTTTACCATTGATTGGTTTAGGAAAAGTTAACGTAGAAGGGGAGATTGTGGAGACAGCTGCCGTTTTGGAAAAACACGGTATGGCACCGGTTCAGCTGGGCGCAAAAGAAGGGCTGGCTTTAATCAATGGAACTCAATTTATGGCTGCACATGGTGTGATGGCTGTTGCCGAGTTAAATCGTGTACTTCAGAACGCTGACATTATTGCTACCTTAATGATTGAAGGCTTAAATGGTTCAATAAAACCATTTTTTACAGAATTACATCAATTACGCCCGCACCCAGGAAACCGCTATGTCGCTGCAAGCATTTTTAACATGCTTCATGGCTCGGCCATTTTGGAAAGCCACAAAGACTGTTCTCGTGTACAAGATCCCTACTCGCTGCGTTGTATCCCTCAGGTCCATGGAGCATCACGCAACGCTTGGTTTCATTTGAAGGATACCATAGAAATCGAAATAAATGCAGTGACCGATAATCCTGTGATCATTAATGATGAACTAACCATTAGTGGCGGTAGCTTTCACGGACAGTCAATTGCTTTGCCTTTGGATTATGCCACACTGGCCGCATCGGAAATTGGCAATATTTCGGACCGAAGGGTCTATTTGTCTTTAGAAGGTCAAACCAACGGAGTCCCAAAATTGTTAATGAAGTCAACCGGTCTCAATTCAGGATTTATGATCTTACAATATAGCACTGCCGCGATTGCAAGTGAGAATAAAGGACTTTGTTTTCCTGCAAGTGCAGATAGTATTCCTACCTCTTTAGGCCAGGAAGATCATGTCAGTATGGGATCTATTGCCGGCCGAAAATTACTGCAGGTCATTGACAATGTCGATAAAATACTAAGTATTGAACTGTTATGTGCGGCACAGGCCAAGGATTACCATCAGCCATTAAAATCGACTGCAGCATTGGAAGCTATCCATGCAAGAATTCGCCAGTCTATTCCGCATATTGAATCCGATCAACCTATGGAAGAGCTGCTGACTGAGGCACAAAGGCTCGTAAAATCAGGCGAACTGATCACATTGCATCGTCAATATGCTACAGGTGAGATTGAAGCGGATTTGAAACAAAGGTTTGAAATGTTTTAA
- a CDS encoding exonuclease domain-containing protein encodes MRVNQSKKQEFAIVDIETTGGNAKSSRITEVAIVIHDGNQVLERWETLVNPGKEIPNSIFALTGIDNDMVKDAPLFDQVAEHIYEMLKDRIFVAHNVNFDYSFIRFQLQESGFEWSAIKLCTVRYARKIKPGLLSYSLGRLCDYLDIPIENRHRAGGDADATAILFAYLKVLDTEQVFQDMIKHKALDQRFPPHLNPLEYEQLPNEAGVYYFHDKAGKVIYVGKAVNIKKRVLSHFTGNNIQAQRQHFLKEIHHISYECCGTELMSLLLECAEIKKFWPKYNRALKRYEPKFGLFSYEDQNGYLHLAIGKTTRGQECIQLFQREYDAIQLLQSFIQQDAINPQFCQFGHASLSTKALKKTEFPDRDLHNTRVERCIEDWLKQQPSFVLIDKGRNSDEKSCIVIENGVFYGMGYIDQYGQYSRFEDIKGQVKRYQSNHYMMELVKMAAERQPAKIHFLTKSKILPDVAAEPDFSYEKLAPNSLFNFF; translated from the coding sequence ATGAGGGTAAATCAAAGCAAAAAACAAGAGTTTGCCATTGTGGACATAGAGACTACAGGTGGCAATGCAAAATCGAGCAGGATCACAGAGGTTGCCATTGTTATTCATGATGGTAATCAGGTTTTGGAACGTTGGGAGACCTTGGTGAATCCAGGGAAAGAGATTCCGAATTCGATTTTTGCGCTTACGGGCATAGACAATGACATGGTGAAGGACGCTCCGTTATTTGATCAGGTAGCCGAGCACATTTATGAAATGCTCAAAGACCGTATTTTTGTTGCGCATAATGTAAATTTTGATTATTCATTCATTCGATTTCAGCTTCAGGAATCGGGTTTCGAGTGGTCGGCGATTAAATTGTGTACAGTACGCTATGCGCGAAAAATAAAGCCGGGATTATTGTCCTATAGTTTGGGACGCCTATGTGATTATCTAGATATCCCGATTGAAAATAGGCACCGTGCGGGTGGCGACGCTGATGCAACAGCCATTCTCTTTGCTTATTTGAAAGTGCTAGATACCGAACAGGTATTTCAGGATATGATTAAACATAAAGCGCTAGATCAACGTTTTCCACCGCATTTAAATCCCTTGGAATATGAACAATTGCCCAACGAGGCTGGAGTCTATTATTTTCACGACAAAGCTGGAAAAGTAATTTATGTTGGCAAGGCCGTCAATATAAAAAAAAGAGTATTATCTCATTTTACAGGGAATAATATTCAAGCGCAAAGGCAACATTTCTTAAAAGAAATTCATCATATAAGTTATGAGTGCTGCGGGACAGAGCTGATGTCATTGTTGTTGGAATGTGCTGAAATCAAAAAATTCTGGCCAAAATATAATAGAGCACTTAAACGGTATGAGCCTAAATTTGGTTTGTTCTCTTATGAAGATCAAAATGGCTATCTCCATCTGGCAATTGGGAAGACAACAAGGGGACAAGAATGTATTCAGTTGTTTCAGCGGGAATATGACGCTATACAGTTGTTGCAAAGCTTTATTCAGCAGGACGCTATTAATCCGCAATTTTGTCAGTTTGGGCACGCCAGTTTGTCTACGAAAGCTTTAAAGAAGACCGAATTTCCCGATCGAGACCTACACAATACCCGGGTGGAACGTTGTATCGAGGATTGGCTCAAACAGCAGCCATCCTTTGTATTGATCGATAAAGGACGTAATTCCGATGAAAAAAGCTGTATTGTCATTGAAAATGGTGTTTTTTATGGAATGGGATATATTGATCAATACGGCCAGTATAGCAGGTTTGAAGATATAAAAGGACAAGTTAAAAGATATCAGAGCAATCACTACATGATGGAATTGGTCAAAATGGCAGCAGAAAGACAACCCGCTAAAATACATTTCTTAACAAAATCAAAGATTTTACCTGATGTTGCGGCAGAACCTGATTTCTCTTATGAAAAATTGGCTCCGAATAGCCTCTTTAATTTCTTTTAA